A genomic window from Cricetulus griseus strain 17A/GY chromosome 4, alternate assembly CriGri-PICRH-1.0, whole genome shotgun sequence includes:
- the Btg3 gene encoding protein BTG3 has product MKNEIAAVVFFFTRLVRKHDKLKKEAVERFAEKLTQILQEKYKNHWYPEKPSKGQAYRCIRVNKFQRVDPDVLKACENSCILYSDLGLPKELTLWVDPCEVCCRYGEKNNAFIVASFENEDENKDEISKKVSRALDKVTSDYHSGSSSSDEETSKEVEVKPSSVTATPSPVYQISELIFPPLPMWHPLPRKKPGMYRGNGHQSHYPPPVPFGYPNPGRKNKPYRPIPVTWVPPPGMHCDRNHWINPHMLAPH; this is encoded by the exons ATGAAGAACGAAATTGCCGCTGTTGTCTTCTTTTTCACAAGGCTGGTTCGAAAACACGATAAGCTGAAAAAAGAAGCAGTAGAGAGGTTTGCTGAGAAATTGACTCAAATActtcaagaaaaatataaaaatcactggTATCCAGAAAAGCCATCAAAAGGACAGGCCTACAG ATGCATTCGTGTCAATAAGTTTCAGAGAGTTGATCCCGATGTCCTGAAAGCCTGTGAGAACAGCTGCATTTTGTACAGCGATCTGGGCTTGCCAAAAGAACTTACGCTCTGGGTGGATCCATGCGAGGTGTGCTGTCG GTATGGAGAGAAAAACAATGCATTCATCGTTGCCAGCTTTGAAAATGAGGATGAGAACAAGGATGAGATTTCCAAGAAAGTTAGCAGGGCTCTTGATAAGGTGACCTCTGATTATCATTCAGGATCTTCGTCTTCAGATGAAGAGACAAGCAAGGAAGTGGAAGTGAAACCAAGTTCAGTGACTGCTACACCAAGCCCCGTGTACCAG ATTTCAGAACTgatatttcctcctcttccaatGTGGCACCCATTGCCCAGAAAAAAGCCAGGAATGTACCGAGGGAATGGCCATCAGAGTCACTATCCTCCCCCTGTTCCATTTGGTTATCCAAATCCAGGAAGGAAGAATAAACCATACCGTCCAATTCCAGTGACATGGGTACCTCCTCCCGGAATGCATTGTGACCGAAATCACTGGATCAATCCTCACATGTTAGCTCCTCACTAG